From a single Sinorhizobium sp. RAC02 genomic region:
- the ctrA gene encoding response regulator transcription factor CtrA — protein sequence MRVLLIEDDSATAQSIELMLKSESFNVYTTDLGEEGVDLGKLYDYDIILLDLNLPDMSGYEVLRTLRLSKVKTPILILSGMAGIEDKVRGLGFGADDYMTKPFHKDELVARIHAIVRRSKGHAQSVISTGELIVNLDAKTVEVGGQRVHLTGKEYQMLELLSLRKGTTLTKEMFLNHLYGGMDEPELKIIDVFICKLRKKLANAAGGANYIETVWGRGYVLREPEGDFAESA from the coding sequence ATGCGGGTTCTACTTATTGAGGACGACAGCGCGACAGCGCAGAGCATCGAATTGATGCTGAAGTCCGAAAGTTTTAATGTGTACACCACCGACCTCGGCGAGGAAGGTGTCGATCTGGGCAAGCTGTATGATTACGACATCATCCTGCTCGATCTGAATCTCCCCGACATGTCGGGTTACGAGGTTCTTCGGACATTGCGCCTGTCCAAGGTCAAGACGCCGATCCTCATCCTCTCCGGCATGGCCGGCATCGAGGACAAGGTGCGCGGTCTCGGCTTCGGCGCCGACGACTATATGACGAAGCCGTTCCACAAGGACGAACTCGTTGCCCGCATCCACGCCATCGTGCGCCGTTCCAAGGGCCATGCCCAGTCGGTCATCTCGACGGGCGAGCTCATCGTCAACCTCGACGCCAAGACCGTCGAAGTCGGCGGCCAGCGCGTGCACCTGACGGGCAAGGAATACCAGATGCTCGAGCTGCTCTCGCTGCGCAAGGGCACGACGCTCACCAAGGAAATGTTCCTCAACCACCTCTACGGTGGCATGGACGAGCCCGAACTGAAGATCATCGACGTCTTCATCTGCAAGCTGCGCAAGAAGCTCGCAAACGCCGCCGGCGGCGCAAACTATATCGAGACGGTCTGGGGCCGCGGCTATGTGCTGCGCGAACCCGAAGGCGACTTCGCCGAAAGCGCCTGA
- a CDS encoding DMT family transporter, which translates to MNSRAYFYLCITALFWGANSVAGKLAVGHVSPMVLTTFRWIVALTIILIFMLPQVKRDWPVIRKHWLQLLLYGVFGFTAFNALLYTALGHTSAINAVIEQAGIPMLIFVFNFILFRIQASIAQIVGFSVTLVGVLVTAAHGEFSALAELEFNFGDALMLCACIVYAAYTVSLRWKPDMHWQSFIAAPAFGALLSAIPLFFWELSRGAAIFPDTTGWAIVLYAGIFPSLLSQVLYVRGVEMIGANRAGLFINAIPVFGTILSVLLIGETMHPFHVVALLLVLGGIAIAEWGRPKKNNI; encoded by the coding sequence TTGAACAGCAGAGCCTATTTCTACCTTTGCATCACCGCGCTTTTCTGGGGCGCGAACTCGGTTGCGGGCAAACTTGCCGTCGGCCATGTCAGCCCAATGGTGCTGACGACGTTCCGCTGGATCGTCGCGCTCACGATCATCCTGATCTTCATGCTGCCGCAAGTGAAACGCGACTGGCCGGTCATTCGCAAGCACTGGCTCCAGCTGCTGCTCTACGGCGTCTTCGGCTTCACCGCCTTCAATGCCCTGCTCTATACTGCGCTCGGCCATACGAGCGCCATCAACGCCGTCATCGAGCAGGCCGGCATTCCGATGCTGATCTTCGTCTTCAACTTCATTCTGTTTCGAATCCAGGCGTCGATCGCCCAGATCGTCGGCTTCAGTGTGACACTTGTCGGCGTTCTTGTAACAGCCGCTCATGGCGAATTCTCGGCACTGGCGGAACTAGAGTTCAACTTCGGCGACGCGCTGATGCTTTGCGCCTGCATCGTCTATGCCGCCTATACGGTATCGTTGCGCTGGAAGCCGGACATGCACTGGCAGAGCTTTATCGCCGCGCCCGCCTTCGGCGCGCTGTTGAGCGCCATCCCGCTGTTCTTCTGGGAATTGTCGCGCGGCGCGGCGATCTTTCCGGATACGACCGGCTGGGCCATCGTGCTCTACGCCGGCATCTTCCCCTCGCTGCTCTCGCAGGTGCTTTATGTGCGCGGCGTCGAGATGATCGGCGCCAACCGGGCCGGCCTGTTCATTAATGCCATCCCGGTCTTCGGCACGATTCTGTCCGTCCTGTTGATCGGCGAGACGATGCACCCCTTCCACGTCGTCGCGCTGCTCCTCGTGCTCGGCGGCATCGCGATTGCCGAATGGGGACGGCCGAAGAAAAATAATATCTGA
- a CDS encoding RNA methyltransferase has translation MAAQPVRIDDPADPRIAGFISIRERDLTGRDGLFIAEGTVVLRMLGAAPARDNGFAAEAFLLLENRLAGIADVLATFPPTVPVYVASAAVFDAVAGFNMHRGVLALGRKPAAQRGESLLERLPETSLVLAGCGLSNHDNVGSIFRNAAAFGADAVFLDEMSCDPLYRKAIRVSVGSVLTVPFSRGLDAQSMLRGLAEAGFEIWGLSPRGEVAVAEIPAARRIALVLGTEGEGLAESILSSFRTARIPQRPGLDSLNVATASGIALYQIALAMGRVG, from the coding sequence ATGGCGGCGCAACCCGTCCGTATCGATGATCCAGCCGACCCGCGCATTGCGGGTTTTATATCGATCCGCGAACGCGACCTCACCGGTCGCGACGGCCTGTTCATCGCCGAGGGTACGGTGGTGCTGCGCATGCTCGGCGCGGCGCCGGCACGGGATAATGGTTTTGCCGCCGAGGCCTTCCTGCTTCTCGAAAACCGGCTGGCCGGCATTGCGGACGTACTGGCGACCTTTCCGCCGACCGTGCCGGTCTATGTGGCCTCGGCGGCAGTCTTCGATGCCGTCGCCGGTTTCAACATGCACCGTGGCGTGCTGGCGCTCGGCCGGAAGCCTGCGGCACAGAGGGGAGAGTCACTCCTCGAGCGCCTACCGGAAACGAGCCTCGTCCTTGCCGGCTGTGGCCTGTCCAACCATGACAATGTCGGGTCGATCTTCCGCAATGCCGCTGCCTTTGGCGCCGATGCGGTTTTTCTCGACGAGATGTCCTGCGATCCGCTCTACCGCAAGGCTATCCGCGTGTCTGTCGGCTCTGTGCTGACGGTGCCGTTTTCACGCGGCCTTGATGCGCAAAGCATGCTGCGCGGGCTGGCGGAGGCGGGCTTTGAAATCTGGGGGCTTTCGCCGCGTGGTGAGGTCGCCGTGGCGGAAATCCCCGCGGCCCGGCGCATTGCGCTTGTGCTCGGCACGGAAGGCGAGGGGCTTGCCGAAAGCATCCTTTCCTCCTTCCGCACGGCGCGCATTCCACAGCGGCCCGGGCTCGACAGCCTCAATGTCGCGACGGCGAGCGGGATCGCGCTGTATCAGATCGCTCTCGCTATGGGCCGTGTCGGATAG
- a CDS encoding methyl-accepting chemotaxis protein, with protein sequence MKNIRISARIYLLTAMALFFMAAAMIYKTQHANGEVNDERRLMLRNVTQTAISVIASYEKLASDGTLSVDDAKARAITAVMAMRFGQDGYFFINGLDGMMIAHPLNPKLIGTDMRGLKDTNGKAFNVELIRIAQNPGSGFVDYYWDKPGHSEPVEKFSYIQGFKPWNWGIGTGVYADDLAAKYYTSMTTTIVITLLAGLATLAAALAIGRSISLPINRLKDVMLEVANNRTKSDVPDSDRKDEIGSMADALVLLRNSVIERNALEIRQREQQAVIDGERSANEQQQATVARSQSRVVETIGSALERLAHGDLTVSVPELGPEYEKLRRDFNGAVDALKSTIAAIAESTAIVNGSAGEISRAANDLSQRTEQQAASLEETAAALDEITAAVQNSTSRAEEAKRMVSDARTGAARSSDVVRNAIDAMGRIENSSSRIGEIIGVIDDIAFQTNLLALNAGVEAARAGEAGKGFAVVAQEVRELAQRSANAAKEIKTLINASSTEVSAGVSLVEETGTSLADIERRVNEINDRIVAIATAAQEQSVGLREINTAVNQMDQMTQQNAAMVEQTSAASQTLAEESGQLAGRIAHFQLADTGRGHMRRAA encoded by the coding sequence GTGAAAAACATTCGCATTTCCGCCCGCATCTACCTCCTCACCGCCATGGCTTTGTTTTTCATGGCCGCCGCCATGATCTACAAGACCCAGCACGCCAACGGTGAGGTGAACGACGAGCGGCGCCTCATGCTGCGCAACGTGACGCAAACGGCAATCTCCGTCATCGCCTCCTACGAAAAGCTCGCAAGCGATGGCACACTCTCCGTGGACGACGCGAAAGCACGGGCGATCACCGCCGTGATGGCCATGCGCTTCGGCCAAGACGGCTACTTCTTCATCAATGGCCTCGACGGCATGATGATCGCGCATCCGCTCAATCCGAAGCTGATCGGCACGGACATGCGAGGTCTGAAGGATACCAACGGCAAGGCGTTCAACGTCGAACTCATCCGGATAGCACAGAACCCCGGCAGCGGCTTCGTCGACTACTACTGGGACAAGCCGGGCCACAGCGAGCCCGTTGAAAAGTTCTCCTATATCCAGGGCTTCAAGCCCTGGAACTGGGGCATCGGCACCGGCGTCTATGCCGACGACCTCGCGGCGAAATACTATACGTCCATGACCACGACGATCGTCATCACGCTGCTTGCCGGTCTTGCGACGCTTGCCGCCGCACTCGCCATCGGCCGCTCGATCAGCCTCCCGATCAACCGCCTCAAGGACGTCATGCTCGAAGTCGCGAACAACCGCACAAAGTCCGACGTCCCGGATAGCGACCGCAAGGACGAGATCGGCAGCATGGCGGACGCGCTGGTCTTGCTGCGCAATTCCGTCATCGAGCGCAACGCGCTGGAAATTCGCCAGCGCGAGCAGCAGGCGGTCATTGACGGTGAGCGCAGCGCCAACGAGCAGCAGCAGGCGACCGTCGCCCGCAGCCAGTCGCGCGTCGTCGAAACGATCGGCTCCGCGCTGGAGCGTCTCGCCCATGGCGACCTGACCGTCTCCGTGCCGGAACTCGGGCCTGAATACGAGAAGCTACGCCGCGACTTCAACGGCGCCGTCGATGCGCTGAAGTCCACCATCGCCGCGATCGCCGAATCGACGGCCATCGTCAACGGCAGCGCCGGCGAGATCAGCCGTGCCGCCAACGATCTCTCGCAGCGTACCGAGCAGCAGGCTGCCTCGCTTGAGGAGACCGCCGCCGCCCTCGACGAAATTACCGCCGCCGTGCAGAATTCGACGAGCCGCGCCGAGGAAGCCAAGCGCATGGTCTCAGATGCCCGCACCGGCGCCGCCCGCTCGAGCGACGTCGTGCGCAACGCCATCGACGCGATGGGACGCATCGAAAACTCCTCCTCCAGGATCGGCGAGATCATCGGCGTCATCGACGACATCGCCTTCCAGACCAACCTGCTCGCGCTGAATGCCGGCGTCGAGGCGGCGCGTGCCGGCGAAGCCGGCAAGGGTTTTGCCGTCGTCGCACAGGAAGTGCGCGAACTGGCGCAGCGCTCGGCCAATGCCGCCAAGGAGATCAAGACGCTCATCAACGCTTCGTCGACGGAAGTTTCCGCCGGTGTATCGCTGGTGGAGGAAACCGGCACCTCGCTTGCCGACATCGAGCGCCGCGTCAACGAGATCAACGACCGCATCGTGGCGATTGCCACCGCCGCGCAGGAGCAATCGGTCGGCCTGCGGGAAATCAACACCGCCGTCAATCAGATGGACCAGATGACTCAGCAGAACGCCGCCATGGTGGAGCAGACGTCAGCCGCCAGCCAGACACTCGCCGAGGAAAGCGGCCAGCTTGCCGGCCGGATCGCCCACTTCCAGCTTGCCGACACCGGCCGCGGCCATATGCGCCGCGCCGCCTGA
- a CDS encoding RluA family pseudouridine synthase — protein MTDPFKEAEATRKVLTVPEDAEGRIDAWLAATLAGDFSRSRIKALIEEGAVLVNGAAIAEPKRKIHPGDTVEIALPEPRDPEPKGEDIPLDVLYEDDDLIVLCKPAGLVVHPGAGNWTGTLVNALIHHCGESLSGIGGVRRPGIVHRLDKETSGVMVVAKNDIAHRHLSDQFADHGRTGPLERAYQAVVWGRPGKLKGTVDAPLGRAADRTKRAVKRENTDDAREAITHYEVIERYAETPDATSLASLIECRLETGRTHQIRVHMAHIGHPLIGDPEYGAAFKTKANRLPDAARDVVNGFHRQALHAFLLQFEHPATGETMHFEAPPPEDLERLIEALRAVE, from the coding sequence ATGACCGACCCCTTTAAAGAAGCCGAGGCCACAAGAAAAGTCCTGACGGTGCCGGAAGACGCCGAAGGGCGGATCGACGCCTGGCTGGCGGCCACGCTTGCCGGCGATTTTTCACGCAGCCGCATCAAGGCGCTGATCGAGGAAGGCGCCGTTCTTGTCAATGGTGCCGCCATCGCCGAGCCGAAGCGCAAGATTCATCCTGGCGACACCGTCGAGATCGCCCTGCCGGAGCCTCGCGATCCGGAGCCGAAGGGCGAGGATATCCCGCTCGACGTGCTCTATGAGGATGACGACCTGATCGTGCTGTGCAAGCCGGCCGGCCTCGTCGTGCATCCCGGTGCGGGCAACTGGACCGGCACGCTGGTCAACGCGCTCATCCATCATTGCGGCGAGAGCCTGTCGGGCATCGGCGGCGTGCGCCGCCCCGGCATCGTGCACCGCCTCGACAAGGAGACCAGCGGCGTGATGGTCGTCGCCAAGAACGACATCGCACATCGCCACCTCTCCGACCAGTTCGCCGACCATGGCCGCACCGGCCCGCTGGAGCGCGCCTACCAGGCCGTCGTCTGGGGGCGCCCAGGCAAGTTGAAGGGCACGGTCGACGCGCCGCTTGGCCGCGCAGCAGACCGCACGAAGCGCGCCGTGAAGCGCGAAAACACTGACGACGCGCGCGAGGCGATCACCCATTACGAAGTGATAGAGCGTTATGCCGAGACCCCCGACGCCACCAGCCTCGCCTCCCTCATCGAATGCCGCCTCGAAACCGGCCGCACGCACCAGATCCGCGTGCACATGGCCCATATCGGCCATCCGCTGATCGGCGACCCGGAATATGGCGCCGCGTTCAAGACCAAGGCGAACCGTCTGCCGGATGCGGCGCGGGACGTGGTCAACGGCTTCCACCGGCAGGCGCTACACGCCTTCCTGCTGCAATTCGAACATCCGGCAACCGGCGAGACCATGCATTTCGAGGCCCCGCCGCCGGAGGATCTGGAGCGGCTGATCGAGGCACTTCGCGCAGTCGAATAG
- a CDS encoding response regulator, protein MQRLMIADGSDVVRKVGKRILSGFNFLVLEASSSLEALVRCEAELPNILIVDSTMDGALELIGNIRNLPQGKSVRIYYCVVEADLKKMMMGKRAGADDFLLKPFDRKILTQVFSSLSIAA, encoded by the coding sequence ATGCAGCGGTTGATGATCGCCGATGGTTCCGACGTCGTCCGGAAGGTCGGCAAGCGTATTCTCTCCGGCTTCAATTTCCTCGTGCTGGAAGCCTCGAGCTCGCTCGAAGCGCTGGTTCGCTGCGAGGCGGAGCTGCCCAACATTCTCATCGTCGATTCCACCATGGACGGCGCGCTGGAGCTGATCGGCAATATCCGCAACCTGCCGCAGGGCAAGTCGGTGCGCATCTACTACTGCGTGGTCGAGGCGGACCTGAAGAAGATGATGATGGGCAAGCGCGCCGGTGCGGACGATTTCCTGCTGAAGCCGTTCGACCGCAAGATCCTGACCCAGGTGTTCAGCAGTCTTTCGATCGCGGCCTGA
- the rpoH gene encoding RNA polymerase sigma factor RpoH — translation MARNTLPSITAGEGGLNRYLDEIRKFPMLEPQQEYMLAKRYQEHGDRTAAHELVTSHLRLVAKIAMGYRGYGLPIGEVVSEGNVGLMQAVKKFDPERGFRLATYAMWWIKASIQEYILRSWSLVKMGTTANQKRLFFNLRRMKNKIQAIDDGDLRPDQVKEIATKLKVSEDEVVSMNRRLTGDASLNAPIKTGEGESGQWQDWLVDNHDSQEQTLIEQDELDTRRAMLARAMGVLNDRERRIFEARRLAEDPVTLEELSTEFDISRERVRQIEVRAFEKVQEAVQKYAAEQARAVRVIEDA, via the coding sequence ATGGCCCGCAATACGCTGCCGTCGATTACGGCCGGAGAAGGTGGTCTCAACCGCTATCTCGATGAAATCCGCAAGTTTCCAATGCTTGAGCCGCAGCAGGAATACATGCTCGCCAAGCGTTATCAGGAGCACGGCGATCGCACCGCCGCGCACGAACTCGTCACGAGCCATCTGCGCCTCGTGGCCAAGATCGCCATGGGCTATCGCGGCTACGGCCTGCCTATCGGCGAAGTCGTATCCGAGGGCAATGTCGGCCTGATGCAGGCCGTCAAGAAGTTCGACCCGGAGCGCGGCTTCCGCCTTGCGACCTATGCCATGTGGTGGATCAAGGCCTCGATCCAGGAATATATCCTGCGCTCGTGGTCGCTGGTGAAGATGGGCACGACTGCCAATCAGAAGCGCCTGTTCTTCAACCTGCGCCGCATGAAGAACAAGATCCAGGCTATCGACGACGGCGACCTTCGTCCGGACCAGGTCAAGGAGATCGCGACCAAGCTCAAGGTTTCCGAAGACGAAGTCGTCTCGATGAACCGCCGCCTCACCGGCGACGCCTCGCTCAACGCGCCGATCAAAACCGGCGAAGGCGAATCCGGCCAGTGGCAGGATTGGCTTGTCGACAATCACGACAGCCAGGAACAGACGCTGATCGAGCAGGACGAACTGGACACGCGCCGCGCGATGCTCGCCCGTGCCATGGGTGTGCTGAACGACCGCGAACGCCGCATCTTCGAGGCCCGTCGCCTTGCCGAAGATCCGGTAACGCTGGAAGAACTCTCCACCGAGTTCGACATCAGCCGCGAGCGTGTGCGCCAGATCGAGGTTCGCGCCTTCGAGAAGGTGCAGGAGGCCGTGCAGAAATATGCGGCCGAACAGGCCCGCGCTGTCCGCGTGATCGAAGACGCCTGA
- a CDS encoding EipA family protein, which produces MAISNLVTMVLRIVTATFLALLLALPAQAQQGSNQYSMQEIVDAGHGFFGSTSGGLAKVVERAFESYGLPNGYILGQEGSGAFVAGLTYGEGTLNTKNAGQHSVFWQGPSLGLDWGGQGSRTMMLVYNLPDVNALYERYGGVSGSAYLVAGVGMQVNVNRDVVLVPIRTGVGARLGINAGYLKLTRQPTWNPF; this is translated from the coding sequence ATGGCTATTTCAAATCTGGTCACGATGGTGCTCAGGATCGTAACAGCAACATTCTTGGCGCTACTCCTCGCTTTGCCGGCTCAGGCGCAGCAGGGAAGCAACCAATATTCCATGCAGGAAATCGTCGACGCCGGTCACGGATTCTTCGGCTCGACCTCCGGCGGCCTGGCAAAGGTGGTGGAACGCGCCTTCGAATCCTACGGCCTGCCGAACGGCTATATCCTTGGCCAGGAAGGTTCCGGCGCTTTCGTCGCGGGGCTCACTTATGGCGAAGGCACGCTGAACACCAAGAATGCCGGCCAGCACTCGGTGTTCTGGCAGGGGCCGTCGCTCGGCCTCGACTGGGGTGGCCAGGGCAGCCGCACGATGATGCTCGTCTACAACCTGCCCGACGTCAACGCACTCTATGAGCGGTACGGCGGCGTTTCCGGCTCGGCCTATTTGGTCGCCGGCGTCGGCATGCAGGTCAACGTCAACCGCGACGTCGTGCTCGTGCCGATCCGCACTGGCGTCGGCGCGCGCCTCGGCATCAATGCCGGCTACCTGAAGCTGACGCGCCAGCCGACCTGGAACCCCTTCTGA
- the chpT gene encoding histidine phosphotransferase ChpT, whose translation MAKNLNLTLAGPDLAALLCSRVCHDVISPVGAINNGLELLDEGGADSEAMDLIRTSALNASVRLKFARLAFGASGSVGASIDTGEAEKAARDFAAAEKKTEITWSGPRAIVAKNRVKLLLNLFLVAYGAIPRGGSIDVTLENPEFDAVFKLTAKGRMLRVPPKFAEILSGTPEESVDAHSIQPYYTVLLADEAGMELDVTASPEEIVFSARMAPAAE comes from the coding sequence ATGGCGAAAAATCTGAATCTTACGCTTGCCGGTCCCGATCTGGCAGCGCTTCTGTGCAGCCGCGTCTGCCACGATGTCATCTCGCCCGTCGGTGCGATCAACAATGGTCTCGAGCTGCTCGACGAGGGTGGCGCCGATTCCGAGGCGATGGACCTCATCCGCACCAGCGCGTTGAATGCTTCCGTCCGTCTGAAGTTCGCACGCCTGGCTTTTGGCGCATCCGGCTCCGTCGGCGCGTCGATCGATACGGGTGAGGCGGAGAAGGCCGCGCGCGACTTCGCGGCAGCCGAAAAGAAGACGGAAATCACCTGGTCGGGTCCGCGCGCCATCGTCGCGAAGAACCGGGTCAAGCTGTTGCTCAACCTGTTTCTCGTCGCCTACGGCGCCATTCCGCGCGGCGGCTCGATCGACGTCACGCTTGAAAACCCGGAATTCGATGCTGTCTTCAAGCTTACCGCAAAGGGCCGCATGCTGCGCGTGCCGCCCAAATTCGCGGAAATCCTCTCCGGCACACCGGAAGAGTCTGTCGATGCCCATTCGATTCAGCCGTATTACACGGTGCTGCTCGCCGATGAGGCTGGCATGGAGCTCGACGTGACGGCGAGCCCCGAGGAAATCGTCTTCTCGGCCCGGATGGCTCCAGCGGCGGAGTAA
- a CDS encoding adenylosuccinate synthase: MTNVVVIGSQWGDEGKGKIVDWLSERADIVVRFQGGHNAGHTLVIDGTSYKLSLLPSGVVRPGKMAVIGNGVVVDPHALIAEIDKLGKQGVTITPENLRIADNATLILSLHRELDGIREDAASNSNSGVKIGTTRRGIGPAYEDKVGRRAIRIMDLADLETLPGKVERLLTHHNALRRGLGENEVTHETIMQELTSVADRVLPFRETIWLMLDKERRRGARILFEGAQGSLLDIDHGTYPFVTSSNTVAGQAAAGSGMGPGSLGYILGITKAYTTRVGEGPFPTELHDEIGQFLGEKGHEFGTVTGRKRRCGWFDAALVRQSVATNGITGIALTKLDVLDGLDELKICVGYTLDGKEIDHLPASQGQQARVEPIYITLEGWKGSTVGARSWADLPAQAIKYVRQVEELIGAPVALLSTSPERDDTILVTDPFED, translated from the coding sequence ATGACGAACGTCGTGGTGATCGGATCGCAATGGGGTGACGAAGGCAAGGGCAAAATTGTCGACTGGCTTTCCGAACGCGCGGATATTGTCGTGCGCTTCCAGGGTGGTCACAATGCCGGCCATACGCTCGTCATCGACGGCACGAGCTACAAGCTCTCGCTGCTGCCCTCCGGCGTCGTCCGTCCGGGCAAGATGGCGGTCATCGGCAACGGTGTCGTCGTCGACCCACATGCGCTGATCGCTGAAATAGACAAGCTCGGCAAGCAGGGCGTGACGATCACGCCGGAAAACCTGCGCATCGCCGACAATGCCACGCTTATCCTCTCGCTGCACCGCGAACTGGATGGCATCCGCGAGGATGCTGCCTCCAACTCCAATTCCGGCGTCAAGATCGGCACGACCCGTCGCGGCATCGGCCCGGCTTACGAAGACAAGGTCGGTCGTCGCGCCATCCGCATCATGGACCTCGCCGACCTCGAAACCCTGCCGGGCAAGGTCGAGCGCCTGCTGACGCACCACAATGCGCTGCGTCGTGGCCTTGGCGAAAACGAAGTCACGCATGAGACCATCATGCAGGAACTGACCTCGGTTGCCGATCGCGTGCTGCCGTTCCGCGAGACGATCTGGCTGATGCTCGACAAGGAGCGCCGCCGTGGCGCGCGCATTCTGTTCGAGGGTGCGCAGGGCTCGCTGCTCGACATCGACCACGGCACCTATCCGTTCGTCACCTCGTCCAACACGGTCGCCGGCCAGGCTGCTGCCGGTTCGGGCATGGGACCGGGCTCGCTCGGCTACATCCTCGGCATCACCAAGGCCTACACGACCCGTGTCGGCGAAGGCCCGTTCCCAACGGAGCTGCATGACGAGATCGGCCAGTTCCTCGGCGAGAAGGGCCATGAATTCGGCACGGTCACGGGCCGCAAGCGCCGTTGCGGCTGGTTCGATGCAGCCCTGGTGCGCCAGTCGGTCGCCACCAATGGCATTACCGGCATCGCGCTCACCAAGCTCGACGTGCTCGACGGCCTCGACGAACTGAAGATCTGCGTCGGCTACACGCTCGACGGCAAGGAAATCGATCACCTGCCGGCAAGCCAGGGCCAGCAGGCCCGCGTCGAGCCGATCTACATCACGCTCGAAGGCTGGAAGGGCTCGACGGTCGGTGCCCGCAGCTGGGCGGATCTGCCGGCCCAGGCGATCAAATATGTCCGTCAGGTCGAAGAGCTGATCGGCGCGCCGGTCGCCCTGCTGTCGACCAGTCCGGAGCGGGATGACACCATACTTGTGACAGACCCGTTTGAGGACTAA
- the serA gene encoding phosphoglycerate dehydrogenase translates to MAPRVLVSDELSETAVQIFRDRGVDVDFQPQLGKDKDKLAEIIGNYDGLAIRSATKATEKLIAAATNLKVIGRAGIGVDNVDIPAASRRGIIVMNTPFGNSITTAEHAIALMFAVARQLPAADTSTQAGKWEKSKFMGVEITGKTLGVIGAGNIGSIVCARAIGLKMHVIAYDPFLSKERAEEMGVKKVELNELFAEADFITMHVPLTDKTRNIIDAAAIAKMKDGVRIVNCARGGLVVEADLAEALKSGKVAGAGFDVFEVEPAKESPLFGLPNVVCTPHLGASTTEAQENVALQVAEQMSDYLVRGAVSNAINMPSITAEEAPILKPFIRLADVLGAFVGQVTESAIKEIEILYDGATATMNTKALTSAALAGLIRSQVSDVNMVSAPVMIKEKGVILSEVKRDKSGVFDGYIRLTVTTANQTRSIAGTVFSDGKPRFIQIKGINLDADVGNHMVYITNTDVPGMIGFIGTTLGEAGVNIANFQLGRDKQGGDAIALLYVDAAVSEDVLNKLRANEAIRQIKPLVFNVD, encoded by the coding sequence ATGGCACCTCGCGTACTCGTATCCGACGAACTGTCGGAAACCGCCGTCCAGATTTTCCGCGATCGCGGCGTCGATGTGGATTTCCAGCCGCAGCTCGGCAAGGACAAGGACAAGCTTGCCGAAATCATCGGCAACTATGACGGCCTTGCCATCCGCTCCGCCACCAAGGCGACGGAAAAGCTGATCGCGGCAGCGACCAACCTCAAGGTCATCGGCCGCGCCGGCATCGGCGTCGATAATGTCGACATCCCGGCCGCCTCGCGCCGCGGCATCATCGTCATGAACACGCCGTTCGGCAATTCGATCACCACGGCAGAACACGCCATCGCGCTGATGTTTGCCGTCGCCCGCCAGCTTCCTGCCGCCGATACCTCCACGCAGGCCGGCAAGTGGGAGAAGTCGAAGTTCATGGGTGTCGAGATCACCGGCAAGACGCTTGGCGTCATCGGTGCCGGCAATATCGGCTCCATCGTCTGCGCGCGCGCCATCGGCCTCAAGATGCACGTCATCGCCTATGACCCGTTCCTCTCCAAGGAGCGCGCCGAGGAAATGGGCGTGAAGAAGGTCGAGCTTAACGAACTTTTCGCCGAAGCCGACTTCATCACCATGCATGTGCCGCTGACGGACAAGACCCGCAACATCATCGATGCGGCGGCGATCGCCAAGATGAAGGACGGCGTGCGCATCGTGAACTGCGCCCGTGGCGGCCTCGTCGTCGAGGCCGACCTTGCCGAAGCGCTGAAGTCCGGCAAGGTCGCCGGTGCCGGCTTCGACGTGTTCGAGGTCGAACCTGCCAAGGAAAGCCCGCTCTTCGGCCTGCCGAACGTTGTCTGCACACCGCATCTCGGCGCCTCGACCACCGAAGCACAGGAAAATGTTGCCCTCCAGGTTGCCGAGCAGATGTCGGACTACCTGGTGCGCGGCGCTGTCTCGAACGCCATCAACATGCCGTCGATCACCGCTGAAGAAGCGCCGATCCTGAAGCCGTTCATCCGGCTTGCCGACGTGCTTGGTGCCTTCGTCGGCCAGGTCACGGAAAGCGCGATCAAGGAAATCGAGATCCTCTACGACGGCGCGACCGCGACGATGAACACCAAGGCGTTGACGAGTGCCGCACTCGCCGGCCTCATCCGCTCGCAGGTTTCCGACGTCAACATGGTTTCGGCACCTGTCATGATCAAGGAAAAGGGCGTCATCCTTTCCGAGGTCAAGCGCGACAAGTCGGGTGTCTTCGATGGCTATATCCGCCTGACGGTGACCACCGCGAACCAGACCCGTTCGATTGCCGGCACGGTCTTCTCCGATGGCAAGCCGCGCTTCATCCAGATCAAGGGCATCAACCTGGACGCCGATGTCGGTAACCACATGGTCTATATCACCAACACCGACGTCCCCGGCATGATCGGCTTCATCGGCACGACGCTGGGCGAGGCGGGCGTCAACATCGCCAACTTCCAGCTCGGCCGCGACAAGCAGGGTGGCGATGCGATCGCGCTGCTCTATGTCGATGCTGCCGTGTCGGAAGACGTGTTGAACAAGCTGCGCGCCAATGAGGCGATCCGCCAGATCAAGCCGCTCGTCTTCAACGTCGATTGA